One window of the Sparus aurata chromosome 17, fSpaAur1.1, whole genome shotgun sequence genome contains the following:
- the prpf31 gene encoding U4/U6 small nuclear ribonucleoprotein Prp31 has protein sequence MSLADELLADLEEAGDEGEDGLYPEGEEGESDGEATHGRAEGGLEDIPEEMEVDYSKAESVASIAKLRNSKQFSEIMDKISAYSGKQRKNSEVSGPVEADPEYRLIVAANNLTVEIDNELNIIHKFTRDKYSKRFPELESLVPDSLDYIRTVKELGNNLEKCKNNETLQQILTNATIMVVSVTASTTQGSQLSDDELKQLEEACDMALELNQSKHRIYEYVESRMSFIAPNLSIIVGASTAAKIMGIAGGLTNLSKMPACNLMLLGAQRRTLSGFSMTSLLPHTGYIYHCDVVQSLPPDLRRKAARLVAAKCTLASRVDSFHESSDGKVGYDLKEEIERKFDKWQEPPPVKQVKPLPAPLDGQRKKRGGRRYRKMKERLGLTEIRKHANRMTFAEIEDDAYQEDLGFSLGQLGKSGSGRVRQAQVNEATKARISKSLQRTLQKQSMTYGGKSTVRDRSSGTSSSVAFTPLQGLEIVNPQAAEKKVAEANQKYFSNMAEFLKVKKESKM, from the exons ATGTCCCTGGCGGACGAGCTCCTGGCTGACCTGGAGGAGGCTGGAGATGAAGGGGAGGATGGGCTGTAtccagagggagaggagggggagagtgatggagaggCGACACATGGAAGGGCAGAGGGAGGGCTGGAAGACATCccagaggagatggaggtggacTACAGTAAAGCTGAGAGTGTTGCATCCATTGCCAAGCTCCGCAATAGCAAACAG TTTTCAGAGATTATGGACAAAATTTCCGCATATTCCGGAAAGCAGCGCAAGAACTCTGAGG tcTCAGGTCCTGTTGAAGCGGACCCAGAATACAGACTGATCGTAGCAGCCAATAACCTGACAGTAGAGATCGACAATGAACTCA ATATCATTCACAAGTTTACGCGGGACAAGTACTCCAAGAGGTTCCCAGAGCTCGAGTCTCTGGTGCCAGATTCTCTTGATTACATTCGCACAGTCAAG GAATTGGGAAACAATCTGGAGAAGTGCAAGAACAATGAAACCTTGCAGCAAATCCTCACCAACGCCACAATTATGGTTGTCAGCGTCACAGCCTCGACCACACAAGG GTCACAGCTAAGTGATGAtgaactgaagcagctggaggaggcTTGTGACATGGCTCTGGAGCTGAACCAGTCTAAACACAGGATATATGAATATGTTGAGTCCAGAATGTCCTTCATCGCCCCAAACCTGTCCATCATCGTTGGAGCGTCAACAGCAGCCAAGATCATGG GTATTGCTGGTGGCCTCACAAACCTCTCAAAGATGCCCGCCTGTAACCTGATGCTGCTGGGAGCTCAGAGAAGAACCCTGTCCGGCTTCAGCATGACGTCCCTGCTACCCCACACTGGCTACATCTATCACTGTGATGTTGTGCAGTCGCTACCACCT GACCTCAGGAGAAAGGCGGCTCGTCTGGTCGCTGCAAAGTGCACTCTGGCCAGCCGAGTGGACAGTTTCCATGAGAGTTCAGACGGCAAG GTTGGTTACGATCTAAAAGAAGAAATCGAGCGGAAGTTTGATAAATGGCAGGAGCCTCCACCGGTGAAGCAGGTCAAACCGCTGCCAGCCCCGCTGGAtggacagaggaagaagagaggaggaagaag ATATCGAAAGATGAAGGAGCGTCTTGGGCTGACTGAGATCAGGAAACATGCCAACAGGATGACCTTCGCAGAG ATTGAAGACGATGCCTACCAGGAGGATCTGGGCTTCAGTCTGGGTCAGCTGGGGAAGAGCGGCAGCGGGCGAGTCAGGCAGGCTCAGGTCAACGAGGCCACCAAGGCCAGAATCTCCAAATCCCTCCAG AGGACATTGCAGAAGCAGAGCATGACATACGGAGGAAAGTCCACAGTCAGAGACCGCTCCTCAGGAACCAGCTCCAGTGTAGCCTTCACTCCTCTACAG GGGTTGGAGATTGTGAACCCACAGGCAGCAGAGAAAAAGGTGGCTGAGGCCAACCAGAAATACTTCTCTAACATGGCGGAGTTCCTCAAAGTCAAGAAGGAATCCaagatgtga
- the cnot3a gene encoding CCR4-NOT transcription complex subunit 3a isoform X3, which translates to MADKRKLQGEIDRCLKKVAEGVEQFEDIWQKLHNAANANQKEKYEADLKKEIKKLQRLRDQIKTWVASNEIKDKRQLVENRKLIETQMERFKVVERETKTKAYSKEGLGLAQKVDPAQREKEETGQWLTNTIDTLNMQVDQFESEVESLSVQTRKKKGDKEKQDRIEELKRLIERHRFHIRMLETILRMLDNDSIAVDSIQKIKDDVEYYIDSSQDPDFEENEFLYDDLDLEDIPAALVATSPSGQGNVEDEMYLHSSSTPTSTTSSSPIPPSPATCTAENSEDDKKRGRSTDSEVSQSPVKNGTPSLLSSFSSSTTSGSSSSSSLVSMASVVGGISAVPTSSSLIGSFSSAVQQHQHQPVQQQQPPNQPQQQQQQPPQTKPSVPSNNTPSPPSNPLLPASTAPSLPTPTTPISSAPISQSQPTSGPTPTSSLGLSLGLGLSKVGMTGTSSTNQMAGLGLGGHPTPLNTMAGLISGSTPAPYAQAAASGGLGLSSTTQSSISVESSTSIPTSGSSGVTTNGAGTGLGLLGSSPAHSSLSGSILGLVPGQNVATGASQVPPSSVSTTPGVVGMMGGNGGNVGVVGGVGVNAAPARPPSGLKQNGSTSYSAVVAESSTESALSTPSQSQSSQPSSLSSSTSQPMDNGPSLISSITLPPSSPSPSFSDSTPGGGSLLNGPHSYTQASESLKAPEPLSSLKAMAERAALGSGLDGEIPNLHLTDRDIFSGSSAAPGTPAAPQPSVSEVSIPPSLGVCPLGPTPLPKDQLYQQAMQESAWTHMPHPSDSERIRQYLMRNPCPTLPFHHQIPPHHSDSIEFYQRLSTETLFFIFYYLEGTKAQYLSAKALKKQSWRFHTKYMMWFQRHEEPKTITDEFEQGTYIYFDYEKWGQRKKEGFTFEYRYLEDRDLQ; encoded by the exons ATGGCTGACAAGAGAAAACTTCAAG GGGAAATCGAtagatgtttgaaaaaagtaGCAGAAGGTGTAGAACAGTTTGAAGACATTTGGCAAAAG CTCCACAATGCAGCCAATGCAAACCAGAAGGAAAAATACGAGGCTGACCTCAAGAAAGAGATTAAAAAACTACAG CGATTGAGAGATCAGATAAAAACATGGGTGGCCTCGAACGAGATCAAAGACAAAAGGCAGCTAGTCGAGAACCGCAAACTTATAGAGACG CAAATGGAGCGGTTCAAGGTTGTAGAacgggaaacaaaaacaaaagcctaCTCCAAAGAAGGCTTGGGGCTTGCTCAGAAAGTGGATCCAGCtcagagggaaaaggaggaaaCGGGACAGTGGCTAACA AACACGATAGACACTCTAAATATGCAGGTGGATCAGTTTGAAAGTGAGGTGGAATCCCTTTCAGTTCAGAcgagaaaaaagaaaggcgACAAAGAG AAACAGGATCGTATTGAAGAGCTCAAGCGGTTGATTGAAAGGCATAGATTCCACATTCGCATGTTGGAGACCATTTTACGAATGCTGGACAACGACTCGATAGCAGTTGATTCGATACAGAAGATCAAAGATGATGTTGAATACTACATCGACTCCTCCCAAGACCCAGACTTTGAGGAGAACGAGTTCCTGTATGATGACTTAGACCTGGAAGACATCC CTGCAGCATTAGTTGCAACTTCCCCATCAGGTCAAGGCAACGTGGAAGATGAGATGTATCTCCACTCCAGCAGCACTCCCActtccaccacctcctcttcacccatccctccatccccgGCCACTTGCACTGCT GAGAACTCAGAGGACGATAAGAAAAGAGGACGATCGACAGACAGTGAAGTTAGTCAG TCACCTGTGAAGAACGGCACGCCATCCTTGCtatcttccttctcttcctccaccacctctgggtcctcctcgtcctcctcactTGTTTCCATGGCGAGTGTAGTAGGAGGTATTTCTGCGGTCCCCACAAGCAGCAGTCTTATAGGGAGCTTCAGCAGCGCTGTGCAGCAACATCAGCATCAACctgtgcaacaacaacaaccaccaaaCCAAccgcagcagcaacagcagcagccaccTCAGACAAAACCTTCGGTCCCCTCAAACAACACGCCAAGCCCGCCCAGCAACCCTCTTCTCCCAGCATCAACTGCTCCCTCTCTACCCACGCCCACCACACCTATTTCATCTGCTCCCATCTCTCAGTCTCAGCCCACATCTGGGCCCACCCCGACATCCAGTTTGGGACTCAGCCTGGGGCTGGGATTAAGCAAAGTTGGCATGACGGGGACCAGCAGCACCAACCAAATGGCTGGTTTAGGCCTGGGCGGCCACCCCACTCCTTTAAACACAATGGCAGGGCTCATTTCGGGCTCCACACCTGCCCCCTACGCTCAGGCAGCAGCATCTGGAGGCTTAGGTCTGAGCAGCACCACCCAGTCCAGCATTTCCGTGGAGAGCAGCACTTCCATCCCCACCTCTGGCTCCAGTGGAGTCACTACCAACGGGGCGGGGACAGGGCTCGGTCTGCTAGGTTCCAGCCCGGCCCACAGCTCCTTGAGTGGGAGTATTCTTGGTCTGGTCCCTGGGCAAAACGTAGCCACCGGTGCCTCTCAGGTGCCCCCGAGTTCTGTCAGCACTACCCCCGGAGTAGTTGGCATGATGGGAGGCAATGGAGGGAATGTTGGCGTGGTTGGAGGAGTAGGGGTGAATGCTGCTCCTGCTAGACCACCCAGTGGACTCAAGCAAAATGGAAGCACAA GTTACAGTGCTGTAGTGGCAGAGAGCTCCACAGAATCAGCTCTAAGCACACCGAGCCAGTCACAAAGCAGCCAACCCTCATCCCTCAGTTCTTCAACCAGTCAGCC GATGGACAATGGTCCCAGTCTAATCAGCTCCATCACGCTGCCTCCCAGCTCTCCGTCCCCCTCGTTCTCAGACAGCACACCTGGAGGAGGGAGTCTCCTCAACGGGCCTCACTCCTACACACAGGCCTCCGAGAGCCTCAAG GCTCCTGAGCCTCTCAGTTCTCTCAAGGCGATGGCTGAGAGAGCAGCGCTGGGATCAGGCCTGGACGGAGAGATTCCCAACCTGCACCTGACAGACCGAG ATATCTTCTCGGGTTCATCTGCAGCGCCTGGCACACCCGCCGCCCCTCAGCCGTCCGTGTCAGAGGTCAGCATCCCGCCCTCGCTCGGGGTCTGTCCACTTGGCCCCACCCCTCTCCCCAAAGACCAGCTCTACCAGCAGGCCATGCAGGAGTCTGCGTGGACACACATGCCACACCCCTCCGACTCTGAGAGGATCAG GCAATACCTGATGAGGAATCCGTGTCCCACCTTGCCCTTCCATCATCAGATACCGCCGCACCACTCTGACTCCATAGAGTTCTACCAGAGACTGTCCACAGAAACACTCTTTTTCATCTTCTACTACCTGGAG GGCACCAAGGCTCAGTATCTGTCTGCCAAGGCTCTGAAGAAGCAGTCATGGAGGTTTCACACCAAGTACATGATGTGGTTCCAGAGGCACGAGGAGCCCAAGACTATCACTGACGAGTTTGAACAG GGCACTTACATTTACTTTGACTATGAGAAATGGGgccagaggaagaaggaggggtTCACCTTCGAGTACAGGTACCTTGAAGACAGAGACCTGCAGTGA
- the cnot3a gene encoding CCR4-NOT transcription complex subunit 3a isoform X1, giving the protein MADKRKLQGEIDRCLKKVAEGVEQFEDIWQKLHNAANANQKEKYEADLKKEIKKLQRLRDQIKTWVASNEIKDKRQLVENRKLIETQMERFKVVERETKTKAYSKEGLGLAQKVDPAQREKEETGQWLTNTIDTLNMQVDQFESEVESLSVQTRKKKGDKEKQDRIEELKRLIERHRFHIRMLETILRMLDNDSIAVDSIQKIKDDVEYYIDSSQDPDFEENEFLYDDLDLEDIPAALVATSPSGQGNVEDEMYLHSSSTPTSTTSSSPIPPSPATCTAENSEDDKKRGRSTDSEVSQSPVKNGTPSLLSSFSSSTTSGSSSSSSLVSMASVVGGISAVPTSSSLIGSFSSAVQQHQHQPVQQQQPPNQPQQQQQQPPQTKPSVPSNNTPSPPSNPLLPASTAPSLPTPTTPISSAPISQSQPTSGPTPTSSLGLSLGLGLSKVGMTGTSSTNQMAGLGLGGHPTPLNTMAGLISGSTPAPYAQAAASGGLGLSSTTQSSISVESSTSIPTSGSSGVTTNGAGTGLGLLGSSPAHSSLSGSILGLVPGQNVATGASQVPPSSVSTTPGVVGMMGGNGGNVGVVGGVGVNAAPARPPSGLKQNGSTSYSAVVAESSTESALSTPSQSQSSQPSSLSSSTSQPMDNGPSLISSITLPPSSPSPSFSDSTPGGGSLLNGPHSYTQASESLKAPEPLSSLKAMAERAALGSGLDGEIPNLHLTDRGRNDIFSGSSAAPGTPAAPQPSVSEVSIPPSLGVCPLGPTPLPKDQLYQQAMQESAWTHMPHPSDSERIRQYLMRNPCPTLPFHHQIPPHHSDSIEFYQRLSTETLFFIFYYLEGTKAQYLSAKALKKQSWRFHTKYMMWFQRHEEPKTITDEFEQGTYIYFDYEKWGQRKKEGFTFEYRYLEDRDLQ; this is encoded by the exons ATGGCTGACAAGAGAAAACTTCAAG GGGAAATCGAtagatgtttgaaaaaagtaGCAGAAGGTGTAGAACAGTTTGAAGACATTTGGCAAAAG CTCCACAATGCAGCCAATGCAAACCAGAAGGAAAAATACGAGGCTGACCTCAAGAAAGAGATTAAAAAACTACAG CGATTGAGAGATCAGATAAAAACATGGGTGGCCTCGAACGAGATCAAAGACAAAAGGCAGCTAGTCGAGAACCGCAAACTTATAGAGACG CAAATGGAGCGGTTCAAGGTTGTAGAacgggaaacaaaaacaaaagcctaCTCCAAAGAAGGCTTGGGGCTTGCTCAGAAAGTGGATCCAGCtcagagggaaaaggaggaaaCGGGACAGTGGCTAACA AACACGATAGACACTCTAAATATGCAGGTGGATCAGTTTGAAAGTGAGGTGGAATCCCTTTCAGTTCAGAcgagaaaaaagaaaggcgACAAAGAG AAACAGGATCGTATTGAAGAGCTCAAGCGGTTGATTGAAAGGCATAGATTCCACATTCGCATGTTGGAGACCATTTTACGAATGCTGGACAACGACTCGATAGCAGTTGATTCGATACAGAAGATCAAAGATGATGTTGAATACTACATCGACTCCTCCCAAGACCCAGACTTTGAGGAGAACGAGTTCCTGTATGATGACTTAGACCTGGAAGACATCC CTGCAGCATTAGTTGCAACTTCCCCATCAGGTCAAGGCAACGTGGAAGATGAGATGTATCTCCACTCCAGCAGCACTCCCActtccaccacctcctcttcacccatccctccatccccgGCCACTTGCACTGCT GAGAACTCAGAGGACGATAAGAAAAGAGGACGATCGACAGACAGTGAAGTTAGTCAG TCACCTGTGAAGAACGGCACGCCATCCTTGCtatcttccttctcttcctccaccacctctgggtcctcctcgtcctcctcactTGTTTCCATGGCGAGTGTAGTAGGAGGTATTTCTGCGGTCCCCACAAGCAGCAGTCTTATAGGGAGCTTCAGCAGCGCTGTGCAGCAACATCAGCATCAACctgtgcaacaacaacaaccaccaaaCCAAccgcagcagcaacagcagcagccaccTCAGACAAAACCTTCGGTCCCCTCAAACAACACGCCAAGCCCGCCCAGCAACCCTCTTCTCCCAGCATCAACTGCTCCCTCTCTACCCACGCCCACCACACCTATTTCATCTGCTCCCATCTCTCAGTCTCAGCCCACATCTGGGCCCACCCCGACATCCAGTTTGGGACTCAGCCTGGGGCTGGGATTAAGCAAAGTTGGCATGACGGGGACCAGCAGCACCAACCAAATGGCTGGTTTAGGCCTGGGCGGCCACCCCACTCCTTTAAACACAATGGCAGGGCTCATTTCGGGCTCCACACCTGCCCCCTACGCTCAGGCAGCAGCATCTGGAGGCTTAGGTCTGAGCAGCACCACCCAGTCCAGCATTTCCGTGGAGAGCAGCACTTCCATCCCCACCTCTGGCTCCAGTGGAGTCACTACCAACGGGGCGGGGACAGGGCTCGGTCTGCTAGGTTCCAGCCCGGCCCACAGCTCCTTGAGTGGGAGTATTCTTGGTCTGGTCCCTGGGCAAAACGTAGCCACCGGTGCCTCTCAGGTGCCCCCGAGTTCTGTCAGCACTACCCCCGGAGTAGTTGGCATGATGGGAGGCAATGGAGGGAATGTTGGCGTGGTTGGAGGAGTAGGGGTGAATGCTGCTCCTGCTAGACCACCCAGTGGACTCAAGCAAAATGGAAGCACAA GTTACAGTGCTGTAGTGGCAGAGAGCTCCACAGAATCAGCTCTAAGCACACCGAGCCAGTCACAAAGCAGCCAACCCTCATCCCTCAGTTCTTCAACCAGTCAGCC GATGGACAATGGTCCCAGTCTAATCAGCTCCATCACGCTGCCTCCCAGCTCTCCGTCCCCCTCGTTCTCAGACAGCACACCTGGAGGAGGGAGTCTCCTCAACGGGCCTCACTCCTACACACAGGCCTCCGAGAGCCTCAAG GCTCCTGAGCCTCTCAGTTCTCTCAAGGCGATGGCTGAGAGAGCAGCGCTGGGATCAGGCCTGGACGGAGAGATTCCCAACCTGCACCTGACAGACCGAGGTCGGAACG ATATCTTCTCGGGTTCATCTGCAGCGCCTGGCACACCCGCCGCCCCTCAGCCGTCCGTGTCAGAGGTCAGCATCCCGCCCTCGCTCGGGGTCTGTCCACTTGGCCCCACCCCTCTCCCCAAAGACCAGCTCTACCAGCAGGCCATGCAGGAGTCTGCGTGGACACACATGCCACACCCCTCCGACTCTGAGAGGATCAG GCAATACCTGATGAGGAATCCGTGTCCCACCTTGCCCTTCCATCATCAGATACCGCCGCACCACTCTGACTCCATAGAGTTCTACCAGAGACTGTCCACAGAAACACTCTTTTTCATCTTCTACTACCTGGAG GGCACCAAGGCTCAGTATCTGTCTGCCAAGGCTCTGAAGAAGCAGTCATGGAGGTTTCACACCAAGTACATGATGTGGTTCCAGAGGCACGAGGAGCCCAAGACTATCACTGACGAGTTTGAACAG GGCACTTACATTTACTTTGACTATGAGAAATGGGgccagaggaagaaggaggggtTCACCTTCGAGTACAGGTACCTTGAAGACAGAGACCTGCAGTGA
- the tfpt gene encoding TCF3 fusion partner, whose product MMEDFSGLALPPLFGGHILEAELEPGGVELGPGEVELGPGGNELLESTAQEDEERRALDKRKYLALSRRCKEIEQVNQKILGRLHQVQRITRRLKKERRFLMKTLDAHGDDYRNAQLTILLEEESGAHLDPAAGVEDEQLNGVSGSTSSAALHHTAGPKKRRHRIPRQEKDKDQQTEPDISVLTETHFGEMPSPTSLSH is encoded by the exons ATGATGgaggatttctctggtttggctctgcctcctctgtttgGAGGACACATCCTTGAGGCTGAGCTGGAGCCTGGTGGTGTGGAGCTGGGGCCAGGAGAG GTGGAGCTCGGCCCGGGAGGAAATGAGCTGCTGGAGAGCACAGCACAAGAGGATGAAGAGAGAAGAGCGCTCGATAAgaggaaatatctggctctgaGCAGGAGATGTAAAGAAATTGAACAG GTGAATCAGAAGATTCTTGGTCGCCTTCACCAAGTACAAAGAATAACAAGGCGCCTGAAGAAAGAGAGGCG ATTTCTCATGAAGACTTTAGATGCTCATGGAGATGACTACAGAAATGCCCAGCTCACTATACTTCTAGAG GAGGAGTCTGGAGCCCATTTAGATCCTGCTGCAGGGGTGGAGGATGAGCAGCTCAATGGTGTGTCTGGTTCCACTTCGTCTGCAGCTTTGCATCACACTGCTGGAccgaagaagaggagacaccGAATTCCTCGACAAGAAAAGGATAAAGACCAACAG ACTGAACCAGACATTTCAGTGCTGACAGAGACACATTTTGGAGAAATGCCCAGCCCAACCTCACTGTCTCACTGA
- the cnot3a gene encoding CCR4-NOT transcription complex subunit 3a isoform X2, translated as MADKRKLQGEIDRCLKKVAEGVEQFEDIWQKLHNAANANQKEKYEADLKKEIKKLQRLRDQIKTWVASNEIKDKRQLVENRKLIETQMERFKVVERETKTKAYSKEGLGLAQKVDPAQREKEETGQWLTNTIDTLNMQVDQFESEVESLSVQTRKKKGDKEDRIEELKRLIERHRFHIRMLETILRMLDNDSIAVDSIQKIKDDVEYYIDSSQDPDFEENEFLYDDLDLEDIPAALVATSPSGQGNVEDEMYLHSSSTPTSTTSSSPIPPSPATCTAENSEDDKKRGRSTDSEVSQSPVKNGTPSLLSSFSSSTTSGSSSSSSLVSMASVVGGISAVPTSSSLIGSFSSAVQQHQHQPVQQQQPPNQPQQQQQQPPQTKPSVPSNNTPSPPSNPLLPASTAPSLPTPTTPISSAPISQSQPTSGPTPTSSLGLSLGLGLSKVGMTGTSSTNQMAGLGLGGHPTPLNTMAGLISGSTPAPYAQAAASGGLGLSSTTQSSISVESSTSIPTSGSSGVTTNGAGTGLGLLGSSPAHSSLSGSILGLVPGQNVATGASQVPPSSVSTTPGVVGMMGGNGGNVGVVGGVGVNAAPARPPSGLKQNGSTSYSAVVAESSTESALSTPSQSQSSQPSSLSSSTSQPMDNGPSLISSITLPPSSPSPSFSDSTPGGGSLLNGPHSYTQASESLKAPEPLSSLKAMAERAALGSGLDGEIPNLHLTDRGRNDIFSGSSAAPGTPAAPQPSVSEVSIPPSLGVCPLGPTPLPKDQLYQQAMQESAWTHMPHPSDSERIRQYLMRNPCPTLPFHHQIPPHHSDSIEFYQRLSTETLFFIFYYLEGTKAQYLSAKALKKQSWRFHTKYMMWFQRHEEPKTITDEFEQGTYIYFDYEKWGQRKKEGFTFEYRYLEDRDLQ; from the exons ATGGCTGACAAGAGAAAACTTCAAG GGGAAATCGAtagatgtttgaaaaaagtaGCAGAAGGTGTAGAACAGTTTGAAGACATTTGGCAAAAG CTCCACAATGCAGCCAATGCAAACCAGAAGGAAAAATACGAGGCTGACCTCAAGAAAGAGATTAAAAAACTACAG CGATTGAGAGATCAGATAAAAACATGGGTGGCCTCGAACGAGATCAAAGACAAAAGGCAGCTAGTCGAGAACCGCAAACTTATAGAGACG CAAATGGAGCGGTTCAAGGTTGTAGAacgggaaacaaaaacaaaagcctaCTCCAAAGAAGGCTTGGGGCTTGCTCAGAAAGTGGATCCAGCtcagagggaaaaggaggaaaCGGGACAGTGGCTAACA AACACGATAGACACTCTAAATATGCAGGTGGATCAGTTTGAAAGTGAGGTGGAATCCCTTTCAGTTCAGAcgagaaaaaagaaaggcgACAAAGAG GATCGTATTGAAGAGCTCAAGCGGTTGATTGAAAGGCATAGATTCCACATTCGCATGTTGGAGACCATTTTACGAATGCTGGACAACGACTCGATAGCAGTTGATTCGATACAGAAGATCAAAGATGATGTTGAATACTACATCGACTCCTCCCAAGACCCAGACTTTGAGGAGAACGAGTTCCTGTATGATGACTTAGACCTGGAAGACATCC CTGCAGCATTAGTTGCAACTTCCCCATCAGGTCAAGGCAACGTGGAAGATGAGATGTATCTCCACTCCAGCAGCACTCCCActtccaccacctcctcttcacccatccctccatccccgGCCACTTGCACTGCT GAGAACTCAGAGGACGATAAGAAAAGAGGACGATCGACAGACAGTGAAGTTAGTCAG TCACCTGTGAAGAACGGCACGCCATCCTTGCtatcttccttctcttcctccaccacctctgggtcctcctcgtcctcctcactTGTTTCCATGGCGAGTGTAGTAGGAGGTATTTCTGCGGTCCCCACAAGCAGCAGTCTTATAGGGAGCTTCAGCAGCGCTGTGCAGCAACATCAGCATCAACctgtgcaacaacaacaaccaccaaaCCAAccgcagcagcaacagcagcagccaccTCAGACAAAACCTTCGGTCCCCTCAAACAACACGCCAAGCCCGCCCAGCAACCCTCTTCTCCCAGCATCAACTGCTCCCTCTCTACCCACGCCCACCACACCTATTTCATCTGCTCCCATCTCTCAGTCTCAGCCCACATCTGGGCCCACCCCGACATCCAGTTTGGGACTCAGCCTGGGGCTGGGATTAAGCAAAGTTGGCATGACGGGGACCAGCAGCACCAACCAAATGGCTGGTTTAGGCCTGGGCGGCCACCCCACTCCTTTAAACACAATGGCAGGGCTCATTTCGGGCTCCACACCTGCCCCCTACGCTCAGGCAGCAGCATCTGGAGGCTTAGGTCTGAGCAGCACCACCCAGTCCAGCATTTCCGTGGAGAGCAGCACTTCCATCCCCACCTCTGGCTCCAGTGGAGTCACTACCAACGGGGCGGGGACAGGGCTCGGTCTGCTAGGTTCCAGCCCGGCCCACAGCTCCTTGAGTGGGAGTATTCTTGGTCTGGTCCCTGGGCAAAACGTAGCCACCGGTGCCTCTCAGGTGCCCCCGAGTTCTGTCAGCACTACCCCCGGAGTAGTTGGCATGATGGGAGGCAATGGAGGGAATGTTGGCGTGGTTGGAGGAGTAGGGGTGAATGCTGCTCCTGCTAGACCACCCAGTGGACTCAAGCAAAATGGAAGCACAA GTTACAGTGCTGTAGTGGCAGAGAGCTCCACAGAATCAGCTCTAAGCACACCGAGCCAGTCACAAAGCAGCCAACCCTCATCCCTCAGTTCTTCAACCAGTCAGCC GATGGACAATGGTCCCAGTCTAATCAGCTCCATCACGCTGCCTCCCAGCTCTCCGTCCCCCTCGTTCTCAGACAGCACACCTGGAGGAGGGAGTCTCCTCAACGGGCCTCACTCCTACACACAGGCCTCCGAGAGCCTCAAG GCTCCTGAGCCTCTCAGTTCTCTCAAGGCGATGGCTGAGAGAGCAGCGCTGGGATCAGGCCTGGACGGAGAGATTCCCAACCTGCACCTGACAGACCGAGGTCGGAACG ATATCTTCTCGGGTTCATCTGCAGCGCCTGGCACACCCGCCGCCCCTCAGCCGTCCGTGTCAGAGGTCAGCATCCCGCCCTCGCTCGGGGTCTGTCCACTTGGCCCCACCCCTCTCCCCAAAGACCAGCTCTACCAGCAGGCCATGCAGGAGTCTGCGTGGACACACATGCCACACCCCTCCGACTCTGAGAGGATCAG GCAATACCTGATGAGGAATCCGTGTCCCACCTTGCCCTTCCATCATCAGATACCGCCGCACCACTCTGACTCCATAGAGTTCTACCAGAGACTGTCCACAGAAACACTCTTTTTCATCTTCTACTACCTGGAG GGCACCAAGGCTCAGTATCTGTCTGCCAAGGCTCTGAAGAAGCAGTCATGGAGGTTTCACACCAAGTACATGATGTGGTTCCAGAGGCACGAGGAGCCCAAGACTATCACTGACGAGTTTGAACAG GGCACTTACATTTACTTTGACTATGAGAAATGGGgccagaggaagaaggaggggtTCACCTTCGAGTACAGGTACCTTGAAGACAGAGACCTGCAGTGA
- the ndufa3 gene encoding NADH dehydrogenase [ubiquinone] 1 alpha subcomplex subunit 3, whose amino-acid sequence MAGIGAFLKNAWNKEPVILVSCGIGLIGMALPLISPLTKYTGQINAATPFTYPVPVRDDGNMPDVPAHPREPQGNNLEWLKNL is encoded by the exons ATGGCGG GAATCGGAGCGTTCCTGAAGAATGCGTGGAACAAGGAGCCTGTTATCCTGGTGTCCTGTGGTATTGGACTGATAG GTATGGCTCTTCCACTCATCAGCCCCCTCACAAAGTACACAGGACAGATCAATGCAGCAACGCCATTCACCTACCCGG TCCCTGTGCGAGATGACGGAAACATGCCTGATGTCCCCGCCCATCCACGTGAGCCGCAAGGAAACAACTTGGAATGGCTTAAAAATCTATAA